Proteins from one Oenanthe melanoleuca isolate GR-GAL-2019-014 chromosome 1, OMel1.0, whole genome shotgun sequence genomic window:
- the TENT5C gene encoding terminal nucleotidyltransferase 5C translates to MAGKGSSRANSMSCSVLNWEQVSRLHAVLTEVVPIHGRGNFPTLKITLKDIVQTVRSQLSQAGIVVQDVRLNGSAAGHVLVKDNGLGCKDLDLIFQVSLPSEVEFQLVRDVVLWSLLNFLPEGVSKLKISPVTLKEAYIQKLVKVHTETDRWSLISLSNKHGKNIELKFVDCIRRQFEFSVDSFQIILDSMLFYYDYSETPMSEHFHPTVIGESMYGDFEAAFDHLQNKLIATKNPEEIRGGGLLKYSSLLVRDFRPMNKDEIKTLERYMCSRFFIDFPDILDQQRKLETYLQNHFSKEEKSKYDYLMILRRVVNESTVCLMGHERRQTLNLISLLALKVLAEQNVIPNATNVTCYYQPAPYVSDANFSNYYLASAPVLYSQSYPTWLPCN, encoded by the coding sequence ATGGCAGGCAAAGGAAGTAGCAGAGCAAACTCCATGTCCTGCAGTGTACTGAACTGGGAGCAGGTCAGCCGTCTGCACGCAGTTCTTACAGAGGTGGTTCCGATCCACGGGCGGGGGAACTTCCCGACACTGAAGATAACTCTGAAGGACATTGTTCAGACGGTTCGGAGCCAGCTGAGCCAAGCAGGCATTGTGGTCCAGGATGTCCGTCTGAATGGCTCTGCAGCTGGTCATGTCCTGGTCAAGGATAATGGGTTGGGATGCAAAGACCTGGATCTCATTTTTCAAGTTTCTCTTCCAAGTGAGGTAGAATTTCAGTTAGTTCGAGATGTGGTCTTGTGGTCCCTCTTGAATTTCCTGCCAGAAGGAGTAAGCAAGCTGAAAATCAGTCCTGTTACACTGAAGGAAGCCTACATCCAGAAGCTGGTCAAAGTGCACACGGAGACTGACCGTTGGAGCTTGATATCGCTTTCCAACAAGCATGGCAAAAACATCGAGCTTAAGTTTGTAGACTGCATTCGACGGCAGTTTGAGTTCAGTGTGGACTCGTTCCAGATCATTCTGGACTCCATGCTCTTTTATTATGACTACTCAGAAACCCCTATGTCAGAGCACTTCCATCCAACTGTGATTGGAGAGAGCATGTATGGAGACTTTGAAGCAGCTTTTGATCACCTCCAGAACAAGCTGATAGCTacaaaaaatcctgaagagATCAGAGGTGGTGGACTACTGAAGTACAGTAGCCTCTTAGTACGAGATTTCAGGCCCATGAATAAGGATGAGATCAAAACATTGGAGCGCTACATGTGCTCCCGATTCTTCATAGACTTCCCAGACATCCTGGATCAGCAGCGCAAGCTGGAGACCTACCTCCAGAACCACTTCTCCAAAGAAGAGAAGAGCAAGTACGACTACCTCATGATTCTGCGCAGGGTGGTGAATGAGAGCACTGTCTGCCTCATGGGACATGAGCGAAGGCAGACTctcaatttaatttctctgctgGCACTCAAGGTACTGGCAGAACAGAATGTCATCCCTAACGCCACTAATGTAACCTGTTACTACCAGCCAGCACCTTATGTCAGTGATGCAAACTTCAGCAACTACTACCTTGCAAGTGCCCCTGTGCTGTACAGCCAGTCCTACCCCACTTGGTTGCCGTGCAATTGA